TAATTTTATGTAATAAGGGATTAAACCGAGTTAATGATAATGTCTCTAGATTTTATAACTAGTTAATACAAGTATTGCCGGACAATGTTAGTAAGGGATTAAATGCAATATGCATTTAATGTTCTAAATAGCTTCAGCAATGATAAACAAATACCAAGCAGTAAATAACAACAAATGAAATTAACGTAAataaggagaaaagaaaagggttcaaaatgcccctaaactaTTGGAAAAGGTTTTAAGATACCCTTCATCCTCCTATTAGGCTAAAAATACCCCTTCATCCacctttttggttcacttatgccTTTTGACGGTTAGGTCAatgctgaattaaaaataattacttttaaaaaatatttttgttttttttaaactaatgcacAAGTAAtccactaatttagtaaagtcttcttcttttactttatttttagtttttacaaaaaaaatcagttttttcaaaaaatatttttttttcaatttttaaagcatttgttttgtaaaaactggaaaaaaattgtaaaaatagaaaaaaatttagtttctaaaaagcaaaaatatttgttcaaaacgaaaatattttttcaggttttacaaaaaaatgctttcagtttttttaaaaaacaaaaatattttactaaaaacaatttattttctgtttttacattttcttttccagttttttcaaaaaaatgctttaaaaaaattgaaaaaaacgaaaaagaataTTGTTTTGTAAAAAGTGAattgttttttgtaaaaatttaaaaaaagaagaagaagaagactttactaaattagtgTATTATTGGTgcattaatttaaaaaaatgaaaatattttgtaaatatttttttaagtaattatttttaattcagcatTGACCTAACGGTCAAAGGGCATAAGTAAACCAAaaaggtgagaagttcttggagggaaggatgccgagggtctatttgcaTAAGTAAACTAAGTataggattatactgggttgttgttgttgtttttgtagCCATATTGAATTACTTTCAAATGGCAAACTATTGAAACAATTGATTGCCACTTGCATATTGAATGACTATTCTTATGTAACCTTTTTTATTCGAGTATGCTAATTCATTCTATGTTCGTCATATTTTGTTTATCATGTTTTAAGAAAGAATGAGtcaattaaattaattttaaagcaAAGTAAACTAAAGTAACTCATGCTTTTGGGACTAATTTTAGGAATATTAGGACAACTGTGGAGGAGTAAAATATAATATGATTTAAACTTTGGAAAATCCAATGGTTCTTTTTTAGTAATTTTATAAATATAGTTATATATTTTATTcataaattttattatttttttaatattttggtCGAAAAACTAATTTGTGACAATCATTCTCTAATTCTTGATAAGGTTAAATTTTCTATGAAATACACCAAAGCATCGATTAAACTATCAACATCTAACACTCAATTGTTGCGTGATATTTTATGATAAGATATATTTACATAATTTAACTAATATTCTTCTATCAAATTAATTCACATATAAAAGAATTTATAATCTTGAATCAAACAAAAGGTATGTAAACATGCAATTGTGATTTATATATAGGAACCAGATTTACTGATTTTAGTAATTACTTATGTATTTTTATCACAATTAACTGCCATTTTTATGCAGGTTTACACTATAAATTGATAATAATTCACCAGACATCGTAAGGAAGACATATGTTGATCAAATTTCTGCTTGACTTCTATAAAATATGATACGCTCATCATTCATTAATTTGAGCTtatatttttctctttcaaatttcatGTAACTCATTGTACGCTTATTCTAAAAATATGTATTATTTCAAAATATTTGTACTACTTAGCATAGGATACATACACAATGCACGTGTTCAGAAACCAGTAGTCATATAAATGTTATGATCCCACaaaatttttacctttttttagcACCACATATTTTAAAgcctttttattttcttaaactacgTACTTAGTCAAACTACCTCCTCTAATTTGAAACCGGGGAAGTTAtaatgtttaaaaaaaattaaaatgtgTACTCTTTTGCTGCCACATAAGCAGCGTCCACTGCTACTTTAGACGCACGAACATACACAAAACCTACGCTACCTTAGATTCCCCGAAAATACTATGAGGCCGTTTGACTTGgctgatttagagtagctgataaATATTATGTGCTGAAaaatacttttaagtgttgaagttaatttaaaaaataagcagttacgtgtttggataaaagtgctgaaattaataagaAACACCTGAAGAACTGAGTATACAAagagttttattttaaaaagaagtattttagggataaaatagtaaatattttggtccaACTtattatttttggcttataagcacttaaaTTATAAACACTTTTAATTTACCAAAATCGTAGATAAATCAAAAAGTGCTTATAAATCAATTTGACCAGcctataagcttagccaaacactctCTATCACTAAAATAAACTTATTAAACaaactgtttccaaatagaaacCCGACATTCTTCCCTCCAAGAACATCCCAcattgctcttggggagactcaaactcacaaactcttggttggaagtggggttgcttaccatcaaagCAAAGTTAGATTCTTTTTTCTCAAGTTGCAAACTTATTAATAAACTCATCTCTTCTTCTATTTCAATTTCGACTCCAATTTCAGTGATTAATTAATCCTTTATTCAAATAAGGTCAGCAAAATTACATTTGATTGATTATGGCAGACAAGCCTAGCAGAGCACTGGTGTTATACGGTGACGGGTTGGCCCGATTTATCAACCCAACCCATACCCACCTCCATTCTTTTGCTTCTCGAGCTTGTTGTGGCTTCTTGTCTCTTCCTCACTCTCCTCCTTCAGGTCTTTTAtgcttctttttttatttattattttttgataaatttgatctgggtttttgctatttttgtagAGATTGCATGATTTTGAACTATTTGCATATGCAAGAATctgttctccttttttttttttttttaatactgCGTACATCCAGGTTATGCTCACATTATGTTCACTTTTTATCAAGAGTCTATTTTTAGTTTGGTTATAGACAAGAGCTTCtgaatttttactttttttaattcccAAAATTGTTTCTTTTTGATGATTTCAATGGAAGAACAATAAAGTAGTCTCGGTATAACCTATGGGTCACGGGTTCGAGACGTGTAATTAGCCACTTATGCTTGTATTAGGGTAGACCGCCTACGTCACACTCCCTTAGAGTGCGGTTCTTCCACGGACCCTGCATGAATGTGGGATGCTTCACGCACCGggctgcctttttttttttttttgtttgatgaTTTCAACTGGGTTTATGTTGTTTTTCGTCTATAATCTTGGAGCTTGTAGAAATTGCATGCTTTTTGAACAGTAATCTGTATGCAATACCCCCAGACCCCACGGTGTAGGATAATATTGGGTGTGTTGTTGTTGTAATCTTTATGCAATACAAGTTTTTGTTTTTTGATTATGTATTTTGAGTTAGCTAGTCAATTAATCCCATTCTAGTGGTTTGGTTGGTAATGTGGCAAAGAATCTATATAGGCGATGATAACTATGTAGTTGGactttaatttttgttgttttcatATATATTAGGTGCTGGTGTTGTATGAGGAGTCTTTTTTTATCTTGTTAGAGAGATTTAGAGAACCTTTAGATTGGAACACGTAATTAAAAGACGAATTACTTAGTATTTCAAGGAAATGCAGAGGATTCGTCTAATCGACCCTGGTTAGCTAAGGATTGAGTTGTAATTGATTGAATGATTTCTGTGACAATAAGATTCCTGTAAGCAGTGTTCTCGCTATCAATTTGCGTAGTTTTCATTTCTCTATACTCATCTTTTCTGAATTTGTTAGATATTGTTTGATagagatctttacacaaatagccggcaGGATACCGTTTACTTTTCCTAGCATATATTATATACAATTATATACATATTATacatgaattatacatatattatacattccactagctatttttagtttaagcgtTTGGGTGAGCGGCTATTTGGGGTTAATTCTTCTTGTTGGATACTGTATAGGATGCATCTTGACCACTTAAAATTAAAGAGTCTTCCACCCCAAAAATCAACTCTATAGCCTGGTGACTATTATATTTCTTCTTATGCTATGTCTACGGGTGGTTAGTGTTTGGGGTGGATGCCTATCTTTATTCATGAGAAAACATCACGATGTTACTAAATTAAAGAAAGTAATTTCCATGGACAGTACAAAGATCGTAATTGCTTTACACTTCTTGCTTTGaatcaaattacttctttttgTACTTTTCATCTGTCATTTTTTGGTGTTTACTTGGGCATTAGATTGCAGAAAATTATGATGCAAGAATAGTCAGAGAATTTGCTGAGCTAGTGGATGCAAGTGAAGCTTATCTTAACCTGGTGAGATGCAATTACTCTGCTTAtagaaattaataaaaaatgcatgaaatttcTTAGCTTAATGAACACACATTGTGCTAAagatctttcttcttttttctcttcttaAGAATGGGGTAGAAATTTCTGAAACGCAAACTCAGGAGAAATATGTAGCGGCTACCATATCAGAGAGGTAGGCAACTTTTCTTTACATGGTAGAGTTTCGttgatttaaattatttacattgTTAAAAATACCTTCTTGAACAAAATGTCGTTTCAGGTTTATGGGGATGAAAGCTGCTGTCATCAGTGATGATCTCAGATTGAAGAGTTTATGTGATAAGCTCGGCTTCACCGTCTTAGAGTTGAATGAAGTAATTGGTAGCATTATTGACCAGGTCGAGTCCTCCGTCTTAGCTTCCAAATTGTTAGAGTTGCTGGGTTTTCAACAAGGGAAGACCTTAGAGTCGAGCCAATTTGATTTGGTTATCCTTCACGTTGGAGCTGGTCAAAGGACAAATGGCCTCAAAGACTTGGATCATGTCAATCGCTTGGTCGGCGATTTAATGCAAATGGCACATCCTGGAACGGAAGTAGGTTCTAGGTTGCACATGTCAGTTGTATTGAGTTATGGTGTTGTTTGCGAGGATGGTGATTCCATGTATTCTATTGCTGACACTAGACCAGAGAATAACTCTAAACTTTCTCCTATTTTCCCTCGTCAAAGTTAtacaattaaagaaggaaaacCACGACCGAATGTTAGGTAAGTGCAATTTTGTCGCGTTCATTCTATATCATCCACGCATTAGTGGTGTCTGACGTATTTTTTAACAGGCAGTTTTGCCCCATGTTAGTGGCCCAGTGGCAGAATGCGGTGACTCGAAAGGATATGGTGGAGGCATATTCATACAAGGATTTCAAAGAGGTATCCAAGATTAAGAAGAGCTTAATGATTTTTACGTCATAGTTTGTGTGATCTTGCCTAGCTTTTCGTTGATCCATAATAAgtttaatttcccaaagaaaaaaTACAGTTTGATAAATAGTGCCAAATTCGATGCCATGTTTTGTTTCCTTGGTCAGTCTAATTGTGGGAAAATTATATTGAACGTGGTAATGCGTCAACTTGTCGTCACAAGAGTTATTGTCTGCTAACATGGATATATAAGGaactctgatggtaagcaaccttcacttccaaccaagaggttgtgagttcgaatcTCCCCAAGAGCagggtgggaagttcttggagggaaggatgccgagggtctatttggaaacagcctccctaccccagggtaggggtaaggtctgcgtacacactaccctccccagaccccgctaagtgggattatactggattgttgttgttgttgttgtaatattcTGTATTATCGTCTTTGAAACAGCGTGGCGCAAACCTTGTGATTCCAGCTGATAGATTTTTACATGAAGTGGCATTTAAGATGTGGAAGGCTCCAAAGTACGGGGCTTGAGTTAGAAGTGCAGGGAAAGCGTTGGCAAAAGATCTGCACGAGATGAAAGACATTCCGACATTCTGAATCCAGATTTGTCATTTTGGACCtttattttgataaaaaaaatgagGCTTGATCATAGCAGGGGACGCTTACGGTCACTAAAAATGCCTTTCCTAGGAATAACAAGAACTAATAATCAGTCAACTGGATTTCATGGCATCTCTTTTAGTTGTCATTTCTACTTTTGTTTTTTGTATAAAATGTACTCTTGTTGGCAAATCAGTGGTGTGATAATTCTAATGGTTTTTCTTTCAGCTATCCTTTTCTACTCTTTTCTCCACTACTTCAGCTTACCGAGAACATGACCTTCGATAGGAATGTGTGGAGGACGAGTATTAGGGTTAAAGGTTGACAGTGGTACTAGTTCTATTGTTGTATTTTCTTATTCCTGGTCTGTTATTAGTACATGTTGTGTTATTCGCTTCCATTACCATGTTACCTTGTTACAATTGTTTGTTGATgttccttgagccgagggtctatcgaaaactaCTTCTTTATCTTCATAAGGTAGGGGTAAAGGTCTGCGCACACACTACTCTTCCTAAaactcacttgtgggattacactgatttttttttttttttggttgttgttgtagttgtttAGTGTGTGCAAAGTAAATCAGATTTTTTGGTGAAGAAAGGCTCATGCTTCATATTGCATGTTGCTTATTGCATCTTGCCTTTCTTTTGCTTCAAGGAAGTAATGCTCTTTAATCTTGGATTTTCGTTTTGAATCACTAGAGAAGTACTATAAAGTTCACCCTTTTGGACAACAACAAATTAGTCTTACagcaaaatttatttttcttcctttcttttgtctatcggaaacaacctctctgtcctccaggtaggggtaaggtatgcgtacacactGCACTCCTCAAACCTCACTTGTGAGAATTTACTGGATttttgttgttgtcgttgttgttaCCTAGATCATTGACTAGGTCTAAGCAACACCTACAAACTATCTCATTTGTTCTTGAAAATCTACAGCTTGTCATGCAGTTCAAGATGAAACTTGAAAAGGTTTCATTTATGTAGTTATGTTATGTCTACCAACAGTGTATGGCCTAATGGACAATGAAGTGGGTGCAATTCTCGGAGACCATCGTTCAAATCTGAATCATCTACCTGAGCCTTGGTAGCCAGAGTTATCTGATACTTGTATTAGCATGAACACCACTGTTAATTAATGCTCAAATTAAGAGGCACATAGCAGAATTCAAGCTATAAAAA
This genomic stretch from Nicotiana sylvestris chromosome 9, ASM39365v2, whole genome shotgun sequence harbors:
- the LOC104223102 gene encoding uncharacterized protein; the encoded protein is MADKPSRALVLYGDGLARFINPTHTHLHSFASRACCGFLSLPHSPPSENYDARIVREFAELVDASEAYLNLNGVEISETQTQEKYVAATISERFMGMKAAVISDDLRLKSLCDKLGFTVLELNEVIGSIIDQVESSVLASKLLELLGFQQGKTLESSQFDLVILHVGAGQRTNGLKDLDHVNRLVGDLMQMAHPGTEVGSRLHMSVVLSYGVVCEDGDSMYSIADTRPENNSKLSPIFPRQSYTIKEGKPRPNVRQFCPMLVAQWQNAVTRKDMVEAYSYKDFKERGANLVIPADRFLHEVAFKMWKAPKYGA